Proteins from one Lonchura striata isolate bLonStr1 chromosome 6, bLonStr1.mat, whole genome shotgun sequence genomic window:
- the PSMC1 gene encoding 26S proteasome regulatory subunit 4 isoform X2, whose product MEEEFIRNQEQMKPLEEKQEEERSKVDDLRGTPMSVGTLEEIIDDNHAIVSTSVGSEHYVSILSFVDKDLLEPGCSVLLNHKVHAVIGVLMDDTDPLVTVMKVEKAPQETYADIGGLDNQIQEIKESVELPLTHPEYYEEMGIKPPKGVILYGPPGTGKTLLAKAVANQTSATFLRVVGSELIQKYLGDGPKLVRELFRVAEEHAPSIVFIDEIDAIGTKRYDSNSGGEREIQRTMLELLNQLDGFDSRGDVKVIMATNRIETLDPALIRPGRIDRKIEFPLPDEKTKKRIFQIHTSRMTLADDVTLDELIMAKDDLSGADIKAICTEAGLMALRERRMKVTNEDFKKSKENVLYKKQEGTPEGLYL is encoded by the exons ATGGAGGAAGAGTTTATCAGAAACCAAGAACAGATGAAACCTTTGGAAGAAAAACAAGAG GAAGAAAGGTCCAAGGTGGATGATCTGAGAGGAACACCGATGTCTGTGGGTACCTTGGAGGAGATCATTGATGACAACCACGCCATTGTGTCCACATCAGTGGGATCAGAGCACTATGTCAGTATTCTGTCTTTTGTGGACAAGGACCTGCTAGAGCCAGGCTGCTCTGTTTTGCTAAATCATAAG GTTCATGCTGTGATAGGAGTCCTGATGGATGACACAGACCCCTTAGTGACTGTGATGAAAGTAGAGAAAGCTCCTCAAGAAACGTACGCTGACATTGGTGGCCTTGACAACCAAATTCAAGAAATCAAG GAGTCTGTGGAGCTTCCTCTCACTCACCCTGAATATTATGAAGAGATGGGTATAAAGCCACCCAAAGGAGTCATTCTGTATGGCCCACCTGGCACAG GCAAAACTTTACTTGCCAAAGCAGTGGCAAACCAAACATCAGCAACGTTCCTGAGAGTGGTTGGTTCTGAGCTCATCCAGAAGTACCTGGGGGATGGCCCCAAGCTCGTGCGCGAGCTGTTCCGCGTGGCTGAGGAGCATGCCCCGTCCATCGTCTTCATCGATGAGATCGATGCCATCGGAACCAAGAG GTATGACTCAAATTCAGGGGGTGAGAGAGAGATCCAGCGCACGATGTTGGAGCTGCTGAACCAGCTGGATGGGTTTGACTCTCGGGGGGATGTTAAAGTTATCATGGCTACCAACAGAATAGAAACACTGGACCCAGCTTTAATTAGACCAG GACGTATTGATAGGAAAATAGAGTTCCCTCTACCTGATGAAAAGACGAAGAAACGAATCTTCCAGATTCACACAAGCAGGATGACGTTGGCAGATGATGTGACTTTGGATGAGTTGATTATGGCAAAAGATGATCTCAGTGGTGCAGATATTAAG GCAATTTGTACAGAAGCTGGATTGATGGCTTTGAGGGAGCGGAGAATGAAAGTAACAAATGAAGATTTCAAAAAGTCTAAGGAGAACGTTCTCTATAAAAAGCAAGAGGGAACCCCTGAGGGACTGTATCTTTAA
- the PSMC1 gene encoding 26S proteasome regulatory subunit 4 isoform X1, with amino-acid sequence MGQSQSGGHGPGGSKKDDKDKKKKYEPPVPTRVGKKKKKTKGPDAASKLPLVTPHTQCRLKLLKLERIKDYLLMEEEFIRNQEQMKPLEEKQEEERSKVDDLRGTPMSVGTLEEIIDDNHAIVSTSVGSEHYVSILSFVDKDLLEPGCSVLLNHKVHAVIGVLMDDTDPLVTVMKVEKAPQETYADIGGLDNQIQEIKESVELPLTHPEYYEEMGIKPPKGVILYGPPGTGKTLLAKAVANQTSATFLRVVGSELIQKYLGDGPKLVRELFRVAEEHAPSIVFIDEIDAIGTKRYDSNSGGEREIQRTMLELLNQLDGFDSRGDVKVIMATNRIETLDPALIRPGRIDRKIEFPLPDEKTKKRIFQIHTSRMTLADDVTLDELIMAKDDLSGADIKAICTEAGLMALRERRMKVTNEDFKKSKENVLYKKQEGTPEGLYL; translated from the exons gacaagaagaagaaatatgAACCTCCAGTTCCAACCAGagtggggaaaaagaaaaagaagaccAAGGGACCAGATGCTGCCAGCAAACTCCCCCTGG TGACTCCTCACACACAGTGCAGACTCAAGCTGTTGAAATTGGAGAGAATTAAAGATTACCTCTTAATGGAGGAAGAGTTTATCAGAAACCAAGAACAGATGAAACCTTTGGAAGAAAAACAAGAG GAAGAAAGGTCCAAGGTGGATGATCTGAGAGGAACACCGATGTCTGTGGGTACCTTGGAGGAGATCATTGATGACAACCACGCCATTGTGTCCACATCAGTGGGATCAGAGCACTATGTCAGTATTCTGTCTTTTGTGGACAAGGACCTGCTAGAGCCAGGCTGCTCTGTTTTGCTAAATCATAAG GTTCATGCTGTGATAGGAGTCCTGATGGATGACACAGACCCCTTAGTGACTGTGATGAAAGTAGAGAAAGCTCCTCAAGAAACGTACGCTGACATTGGTGGCCTTGACAACCAAATTCAAGAAATCAAG GAGTCTGTGGAGCTTCCTCTCACTCACCCTGAATATTATGAAGAGATGGGTATAAAGCCACCCAAAGGAGTCATTCTGTATGGCCCACCTGGCACAG GCAAAACTTTACTTGCCAAAGCAGTGGCAAACCAAACATCAGCAACGTTCCTGAGAGTGGTTGGTTCTGAGCTCATCCAGAAGTACCTGGGGGATGGCCCCAAGCTCGTGCGCGAGCTGTTCCGCGTGGCTGAGGAGCATGCCCCGTCCATCGTCTTCATCGATGAGATCGATGCCATCGGAACCAAGAG GTATGACTCAAATTCAGGGGGTGAGAGAGAGATCCAGCGCACGATGTTGGAGCTGCTGAACCAGCTGGATGGGTTTGACTCTCGGGGGGATGTTAAAGTTATCATGGCTACCAACAGAATAGAAACACTGGACCCAGCTTTAATTAGACCAG GACGTATTGATAGGAAAATAGAGTTCCCTCTACCTGATGAAAAGACGAAGAAACGAATCTTCCAGATTCACACAAGCAGGATGACGTTGGCAGATGATGTGACTTTGGATGAGTTGATTATGGCAAAAGATGATCTCAGTGGTGCAGATATTAAG GCAATTTGTACAGAAGCTGGATTGATGGCTTTGAGGGAGCGGAGAATGAAAGTAACAAATGAAGATTTCAAAAAGTCTAAGGAGAACGTTCTCTATAAAAAGCAAGAGGGAACCCCTGAGGGACTGTATCTTTAA